TTTATTGAATAAATATGACTACACCAACTATTTCTGTCGGGGTAATTTTAGGAACTCGTCCCGAAGCAATCAAACTAGCTCCAGTTATCAAGCAGCTTAATTCTGTTGCTCAAATTAAAACTCATCTTATTCTTACGGGACAACACAGAGAAATGGTAGATCGAGTCATGGAGTTATTTAACTTGAGTGCAGACCATGATTTAGCAATCATGAAGCCAAAACAAACATTAACTAGTATTACCTGTGATAGTTTGCTGGGATTAGAAAAAATTTTTGCGACAGTCCAACCTAAACTAATTTTTGTACAAGGGGATACAACTACTGCTTTTTCTGCTGCATTGGCAGCATTCTACCATCAGATTCCTGTAGGTCATGTTGAGGCTGGTTTGCGGACTAATAATCTGTATAATCCATATCCAGAAGAAGCTAATCGCCGTTTAATCTCGCAAATTGCTCAATTTCACTTTGCGCCAACAGAATTAGCTGTTAAAAATTTACAAAAATCTGGGGTTACAGGAGAAATTCACCATACGGGGAACACCGTAATAGATACTCTTTTGACTGTGGCGAATAATAAACCTGAATGCCGAATACCTAATCTAGACTGGTCTAAATACCGAGTCTTACTAGCAACGGTACACCGTCGAGAAAATTGGGGCAAACCTTTACAAGACATTTTGCAGGGATTTAACGCTATCTTAGATCGTTTTCCCGATACAGCATTACTTCTGCCTTTGCATCGTAATCCTACAGTGCGAGAGCCAATTAAAGCTGCATTAGGCGATCGCCCTAGAGTATTTTTGACCGAACCTTTAGACTATACAGAATTAGTGGGAGCAATTTCTGGTTGCTATATGCTACTGACAGATTCAGGAGGATTACAAGAAGAAGCTCCGAGTTTAGGCAAGCCTGTATTAGTTTTACGAGAAACTACAGAAAGACCAGAAGCTGTTGAAGCTGGTACTGCAAAGCTAATTGGTACAGATCCCCAAGCAATTTTAGATTACACTGCCGAATTGCTAGAAAACCAAGCTATTTATCAACAAATGGCAACAGCAATTAATCCTTTCGGTGATGGTCAGGCTTCAGAGAGAATTGTTAAAATCATCCAAGATTATCTATTAAAGAACGTCTAAAAAATCAAGCATTATTGCGCTGGTTCATTATAAAAACTAAAGGATCGGTAACACCGATCCTTTAGTACATAGGCTAAGTTACCTGTTTTTAGTTAAGAGCAAATTTTAAAAGCTGAAGTACTGTCAATCGCTAGTTTAAGACGACTTAGTTATTTTAAGACAGAGTAATTAACTATCCGCAACAGCTTTAGAGAAAATTATTTTATGATTTCTTATTGATTTATAAGTCTAGCTAACATTAGCTATCAAACTAAGATAGGTAAGGTCGTAAAGTAAACAAGATTACTTAATGACGCTATTAAATTATGAGCTTCTTTAGTAGCAAAAGTATTTACTAAATAAAATAGTAGTTCAAATTTAGCCTGGCTTTGCTAATTTTTTCAGAAAGAC
This DNA window, taken from Pleurocapsa sp. FMAR1, encodes the following:
- the wecB gene encoding non-hydrolyzing UDP-N-acetylglucosamine 2-epimerase, which gives rise to MTTPTISVGVILGTRPEAIKLAPVIKQLNSVAQIKTHLILTGQHREMVDRVMELFNLSADHDLAIMKPKQTLTSITCDSLLGLEKIFATVQPKLIFVQGDTTTAFSAALAAFYHQIPVGHVEAGLRTNNLYNPYPEEANRRLISQIAQFHFAPTELAVKNLQKSGVTGEIHHTGNTVIDTLLTVANNKPECRIPNLDWSKYRVLLATVHRRENWGKPLQDILQGFNAILDRFPDTALLLPLHRNPTVREPIKAALGDRPRVFLTEPLDYTELVGAISGCYMLLTDSGGLQEEAPSLGKPVLVLRETTERPEAVEAGTAKLIGTDPQAILDYTAELLENQAIYQQMATAINPFGDGQASERIVKIIQDYLLKNV